Proteins co-encoded in one Gemmatimonadaceae bacterium genomic window:
- a CDS encoding HAD family phosphatase translates to MQVVLLEFEGILADTTPHRLAALRDALLPDGLSLDDETWVEHCLGLPVEASVAAARRALGAADDPTAAEIARLRAERTFAQRISRGLLMQPGGLALVQALRTQVRLALVTRASRRDVDFVLTLAGLADTFTCVVTADDRIEGKPSPAPYALALDRLMRTTPIVRGEALAFEDARPGIRAARAAGLRTVAVGPLPLHHAMEADAFYPTLSGLSFDQMRSLVRGGRA, encoded by the coding sequence GTGCAGGTCGTCCTCCTCGAGTTCGAAGGGATCCTCGCCGACACGACGCCCCACCGGCTCGCGGCGCTGCGGGACGCGCTGCTTCCGGACGGACTGTCGCTCGACGACGAGACGTGGGTCGAGCACTGCCTGGGCCTTCCCGTCGAGGCGTCCGTGGCCGCCGCGCGGCGCGCGCTGGGCGCGGCCGACGATCCCACGGCGGCAGAGATCGCGCGGCTCCGCGCGGAGCGTACGTTCGCGCAGCGCATCAGCCGCGGACTCCTGATGCAGCCCGGCGGTCTCGCGCTCGTGCAGGCGCTCCGCACCCAGGTGCGCCTTGCGCTGGTGACGCGCGCGTCGCGGCGCGACGTGGACTTCGTGCTCACGCTCGCCGGACTCGCCGATACCTTCACGTGCGTCGTCACGGCGGACGATCGGATCGAGGGCAAGCCGTCGCCGGCGCCGTACGCGCTGGCGCTCGACCGCCTGATGCGCACCACGCCGATCGTGCGCGGCGAGGCGCTCGCGTTTGAGGACGCGCGCCCGGGCATCCGCGCCGCGCGGGCCGCCGGCCTTCGCACGGTCGCTGTCGGACCGCTCCCGCTGCATCACGCCATGGAAGCCGACGCGTTCTATCCCACGCTCTCGGGCCTCTCGTTCGACCAGATGCGGTCGCTCGTCCGCGGAGGGCGCGCGTGA
- a CDS encoding FAD-linked oxidase C-terminal domain-containing protein: MSLAADLRAIVGAKHVLERPAELLVYESDGLPGYHRTPSLAVFPASADEALAVVRALARAHVPFVPRGAGTGLSGGALADGVVLLGLQRLKRIIAIDPERRVARVEPGVVNVTLTKAAAPHGLHYAPDPSSQTACTIGGNLAENAGGPHCLKYGVTLNHVVAAKVALPDGNVVELEADDGGFDLLGAFVGSEGCFGVALELTVKLTPNPERIVTLLADFSSIDDAAQTVSAIIAAGILPAALEMMDRATVGAVEASIYAAGYPTDAAAVLLVEVDGAAVGLDEDVQNVDRICRGHGARDVRIATEPAARAKLWQGRKKAFGAMGRIAPHLVVQDAVVPRTKLPSLLARIAEIGAANGVQVCNVFHAGDGNLHPNIPYNANDKDESARVHVAMRQIMQACIDAGGTITGEHGVGLDKLPYMDALFTPDTLDGMCRLRDVFDPDRRANPGKVVPIRYCRERRPNTKMADGGRQMADAQQGTAADASGALRGIDA; encoded by the coding sequence ATGTCCCTCGCCGCGGACCTTCGTGCGATCGTGGGCGCCAAGCATGTCCTCGAGCGCCCGGCAGAATTGCTCGTCTACGAGTCGGATGGCCTCCCCGGCTATCACCGCACGCCGTCGCTGGCCGTCTTTCCGGCCAGCGCGGATGAGGCGCTGGCCGTGGTGCGCGCGCTCGCGCGGGCCCACGTCCCCTTCGTGCCGCGCGGTGCGGGCACGGGACTGAGCGGCGGCGCACTCGCCGACGGCGTCGTCCTGCTCGGCCTGCAGCGCCTCAAGCGCATCATCGCCATCGACCCCGAGCGCCGCGTCGCGCGCGTCGAGCCGGGCGTCGTGAACGTCACGCTCACCAAGGCGGCGGCGCCGCACGGCTTGCACTACGCCCCCGATCCGTCGAGCCAGACGGCCTGCACGATCGGCGGCAACCTAGCCGAGAACGCCGGCGGCCCGCATTGCCTGAAGTACGGCGTGACGCTGAATCACGTGGTGGCCGCGAAGGTCGCGCTCCCCGACGGCAACGTTGTGGAACTGGAGGCCGACGACGGCGGCTTCGACCTGCTGGGCGCGTTCGTCGGCAGCGAGGGGTGCTTCGGCGTGGCGCTCGAATTGACGGTGAAGCTCACGCCGAATCCCGAGCGGATCGTCACGCTGCTCGCCGACTTCTCCAGCATCGACGACGCGGCGCAGACGGTCTCGGCGATCATCGCCGCCGGCATTCTTCCCGCCGCGCTCGAGATGATGGACCGCGCGACGGTCGGCGCGGTGGAGGCCAGCATCTACGCCGCCGGGTATCCCACCGACGCCGCTGCGGTGCTGCTCGTCGAGGTGGATGGTGCGGCCGTCGGGCTCGACGAGGACGTGCAGAATGTCGACCGCATCTGCCGCGGGCACGGCGCGCGCGACGTGCGAATCGCCACGGAGCCGGCGGCGCGCGCCAAGCTCTGGCAGGGACGCAAGAAGGCGTTCGGCGCGATGGGACGCATCGCGCCGCATCTCGTCGTGCAGGACGCCGTCGTGCCGCGCACCAAGCTGCCGTCGCTCCTGGCGCGCATCGCCGAGATCGGCGCCGCCAATGGCGTGCAGGTCTGCAACGTGTTCCACGCCGGCGACGGCAACCTGCACCCGAACATTCCCTACAACGCGAACGACAAGGACGAGTCGGCCCGCGTGCACGTGGCGATGCGGCAGATCATGCAGGCCTGCATCGACGCCGGCGGCACGATCACCGGCGAGCACGGCGTGGGGCTGGACAAGCTGCCGTATATGGATGCGCTCTTCACGCCCGATACGCTCGACGGCATGTGCCGGCTGCGGGACGTGTTCGATCCCGATCGGCGGGCGAACCCCGGGAAAGTGGTTCCGATACGGTATTGCCGGGAGCGGCGGCCGAACACGAAGATGGCGGATGGCGGACGGCAGATGGCCGATGCGCAGCAGGGGACCGCGGCTGATGCGAGCGGCGCGCTGCGCGGGATCGACGCATGA
- a CDS encoding heterodisulfide reductase-related iron-sulfur binding cluster gives MNAATAPLVHDDAPCPAGLAPLERARAGLDSCVHCGFCLQACPTYLALEDENDSPRGRLVLMRAALEGRVALDDPDVATHLSRCLGCRGCESACPSGVPYGHLLEAAREQLAAVRPLPVVARVILWAFARPAVLRVALWFGRLARDTGIAAELARIPGAAGFPFAMLASTARAHTPAWTPRAAATRASVATLDGCVMEGLFTEVNRATERVLAENGYSLCAAPGQQCCGALHVHAGDAATARDLAKTNIAAFEASGATFVASNSAGCGAMMKEYGQLLADDPAWRDRARAFSAKVRDASELLAAAGPRPGAPLPRRITYDAPCHLEHAQKVSAPPLQVLAAIPGLEHTPLDDREQCCGSAGIFNLIEPNVSERVLAAKMRCIHATSAPIVATGNPGCLMQIGAGLVREGRGAVARHPIELLDESYSLREP, from the coding sequence ATGAACGCCGCCACCGCCCCGCTCGTGCACGACGACGCCCCCTGCCCGGCCGGACTGGCACCGCTCGAGCGCGCCCGCGCCGGGCTCGACAGCTGCGTGCACTGCGGGTTCTGCCTGCAGGCCTGCCCCACCTATCTCGCCCTCGAGGACGAGAACGACTCGCCACGCGGTCGGCTGGTGCTGATGCGCGCCGCGCTCGAGGGGCGCGTGGCGCTCGACGACCCCGACGTCGCCACGCACCTGAGCCGGTGCCTGGGTTGCCGCGGCTGCGAGTCGGCCTGCCCCAGCGGCGTCCCGTACGGACACCTGCTCGAGGCGGCGCGCGAGCAGCTCGCCGCCGTACGGCCGCTGCCCGTCGTGGCGCGCGTGATCCTCTGGGCGTTCGCCAGACCAGCGGTGCTGCGCGTTGCGCTCTGGTTTGGCCGCCTGGCGCGCGACACGGGCATCGCCGCCGAACTCGCGCGCATTCCGGGCGCGGCCGGCTTCCCCTTCGCGATGCTCGCGTCCACGGCGCGCGCGCACACCCCGGCATGGACGCCGCGAGCGGCCGCGACGCGCGCGTCGGTCGCCACGCTCGACGGGTGCGTCATGGAGGGTCTCTTCACCGAGGTGAACCGCGCCACCGAGCGGGTGCTTGCGGAGAACGGCTACTCCCTGTGCGCCGCGCCCGGGCAGCAGTGCTGCGGCGCCCTGCACGTGCATGCCGGCGATGCCGCCACCGCGCGCGACCTCGCGAAGACCAACATCGCGGCGTTCGAGGCGAGCGGCGCGACGTTCGTGGCGTCGAACTCGGCGGGATGCGGCGCGATGATGAAGGAGTACGGCCAGCTGCTCGCCGACGATCCCGCCTGGCGTGACCGGGCGCGCGCGTTCAGCGCGAAGGTGCGCGATGCCAGCGAGCTGCTGGCCGCGGCGGGACCGCGGCCGGGCGCGCCGTTGCCGCGTCGCATCACGTACGACGCCCCGTGCCACCTGGAGCACGCGCAGAAGGTGAGCGCGCCGCCGCTGCAGGTGCTCGCCGCCATTCCGGGCCTCGAGCACACCCCGCTCGATGATCGCGAGCAATGCTGCGGCAGCGCCGGCATCTTCAACCTCATCGAGCCCAACGTCTCGGAGCGGGTGCTCGCCGCCAAGATGCGGTGCATCCACGCGACGTCGGCGCCGATCGTCGCGACCGGGAACCCCGGCTGCCTGATGCAGATTGGCGCGGGGCTCGTGCGCGAGGGGCGCGGCGCCGTGGCGCGGCATCCCATCGAATTGCTCGACGAGAGCTATTCGCTGCGGGAGCCCTAG
- the aroB gene encoding 3-dehydroquinate synthase produces MRRTGTRTGTDAVAGVGGAYIPAPGAAPTVDPDGTAREIVVHGSRIVVRAGALTDAAALVRECAPGCRPIIITDANVAPLHAEPIAAALDTEILSFPPGESSKVRAQWAALTDALLDRQLGRDTVVVAVGGGVCGDLAGFVAATYLRGVPVVQVPTSLVAMIDAAIGGKTGVDTRYGKNLVGAFHQPALVLVDPLALATLPLEHRRAGMAEAIKHGVIADEAYLYWIAAHGASLLSPSLAPETAERLVRGSVAVKAGVVAGDEREGGRRRILNFGHTIGHAIEHLSEYTLLHGEAIAIGMVAEARLGELAEVTLAGCADEIAELCATFGLPVRIPAAFSAEAIIALARGDKKSRGGLAEYALPMRFGEMNDGGGRFALPMDEGVVRAAIEATR; encoded by the coding sequence GTGAGAAGGACAGGAACGCGCACCGGCACGGACGCGGTTGCGGGCGTGGGCGGCGCGTACATCCCGGCACCGGGCGCCGCGCCAACCGTCGATCCGGACGGCACCGCCCGCGAAATCGTCGTGCACGGCTCGCGCATCGTGGTGCGCGCCGGCGCGCTGACCGATGCCGCCGCGCTGGTGCGCGAATGCGCACCGGGGTGCCGGCCCATCATCATCACCGACGCCAACGTCGCGCCGCTCCATGCGGAGCCCATCGCCGCCGCGCTCGACACCGAGATCCTCAGTTTCCCGCCGGGCGAATCGAGCAAGGTGCGGGCGCAGTGGGCCGCGCTCACTGACGCGCTGCTCGACCGGCAACTGGGCCGCGACACGGTGGTGGTTGCCGTGGGTGGCGGCGTCTGCGGCGATCTCGCCGGCTTCGTGGCCGCCACCTACCTGCGGGGCGTCCCGGTGGTGCAGGTCCCCACCTCACTCGTCGCCATGATCGATGCCGCGATCGGCGGCAAGACGGGCGTCGACACGCGCTACGGCAAGAATCTCGTGGGCGCCTTCCACCAGCCGGCGCTCGTGCTCGTCGATCCGCTGGCCCTCGCCACGCTTCCCCTCGAACATCGCCGCGCCGGCATGGCCGAGGCGATCAAGCACGGCGTGATCGCGGATGAAGCGTACCTGTACTGGATCGCCGCGCACGGCGCGTCGCTGCTGTCGCCGTCGCTCGCGCCCGAGACAGCGGAGCGACTCGTGCGCGGGAGCGTCGCCGTGAAGGCTGGCGTCGTGGCCGGCGACGAGCGCGAGGGCGGCCGCCGCCGCATCCTGAACTTCGGCCACACGATCGGACATGCCATCGAGCACCTCAGCGAGTACACCCTGCTGCACGGCGAGGCGATCGCCATCGGCATGGTGGCCGAAGCGCGGCTCGGCGAACTCGCGGAGGTGACACTGGCCGGCTGCGCCGATGAGATCGCCGAGCTTTGCGCGACGTTCGGCCTGCCGGTCCGGATCCCCGCGGCATTCTCCGCGGAGGCGATCATCGCGCTCGCGCGCGGCGACAAGAAGTCGCGCGGCGGCCTGGCCGAGTACGCGCTCCCGATGCGATTTGGCGAGATGAACGACGGGGGCGGACGATTTGCGCTCCCCATGGACGAGGGCGTCGTCCGCGCAGCGATCGAGGCGACGCGCTAG
- a CDS encoding RNA polymerase sigma factor RpoD/SigA, whose product MQQTEPKAKGFFRSSPSTAFDQYLQDIQKLPLISDAAEERRLARLAQKGDEAAAERLVTANLRFVISYVKKYQGHGLDLSELVAIGNEGLLKAVRKFDPDQGVKFISYAVWWVRQAVLKALAEQTRSVRIPLNQNSQLIRLSRAETVLAQVLRRDPTDHEIGRLLEESPEQVRAAKQMSATELSLDAPVDRSDREACTLGERFSGADGAEIEEVTDAKLMRETITRVFTRYLTPRERKILNLYYGLDEGAEAMTLEKIGALMGVTRERIRQIRERAFEKLRASPEGRSLAGFWANVS is encoded by the coding sequence ATGCAGCAGACGGAACCGAAGGCCAAAGGTTTTTTCCGTTCGTCTCCCTCTACCGCGTTTGACCAGTACCTGCAGGACATTCAGAAGCTCCCCCTGATTTCCGACGCGGCCGAAGAACGGCGCCTCGCGCGCCTGGCGCAGAAAGGGGACGAAGCCGCCGCAGAGCGGCTGGTGACGGCGAATCTCCGATTCGTCATCTCGTATGTGAAGAAGTACCAGGGCCACGGACTCGACCTGTCCGAACTCGTGGCGATCGGCAACGAAGGGCTGTTGAAGGCGGTCCGGAAGTTCGATCCGGACCAGGGTGTCAAGTTCATCTCGTATGCGGTGTGGTGGGTGCGCCAGGCGGTGCTCAAGGCGCTGGCCGAGCAGACGCGCTCCGTGCGCATCCCGCTCAACCAGAACTCGCAGCTGATCCGGCTCTCGCGCGCGGAGACGGTGCTCGCGCAGGTGCTGCGCCGCGACCCGACGGACCACGAAATCGGCCGTTTGCTCGAGGAGAGCCCGGAGCAGGTCCGCGCCGCCAAGCAAATGTCGGCGACGGAACTCTCGCTCGACGCGCCGGTCGATCGCAGCGATCGCGAAGCGTGCACGCTGGGCGAGCGGTTCTCGGGTGCCGACGGCGCCGAGATCGAGGAAGTCACCGACGCCAAGCTGATGCGGGAGACGATCACGCGCGTCTTCACGCGCTACCTGACGCCGCGTGAGCGCAAGATCCTCAACCTGTACTACGGCTTGGACGAGGGCGCCGAGGCGATGACGCTGGAGAAGATTGGCGCGTTGATGGGCGTGACCCGTGAACGCATCCGGCAGATTCGCGAACGCGCCTTCGAGAAGCTGCGGGCGTCGCCTGAAGGACGCTCGCTGGCCGGCTTCTGGGCCAACGTGAGCTGA
- a CDS encoding FAD-binding protein, whose protein sequence is MSHRPSSLDELTTLITESAARRRALRLVGRGTWLDGGAPVVADAERVALDAFDGIIEYEPGDLTITVGAATTLAELDAATARHHQWCPLAAWGSDDGSVGATIATATSGPFAHALGLPRDLVLGLECVDGTGKVLRPGGKVVKNVAGFDLVRLMTGSWGALAAITRVSLRLRARPSLDETWHVALDDAAAATAQTTLRRSATPPIACEVIARGRVGELGPGLLVRIAGNAATVAAARTAVAALGTATAADNALWTRLRAAAPSRAPRIPSLPAVRALNEGVKRAFDPAGILNPGIMG, encoded by the coding sequence ATGAGCCATCGCCCGTCATCGCTCGACGAACTCACCACGCTGATCACGGAGTCGGCGGCGCGGCGGCGTGCGCTGCGACTGGTGGGGCGCGGCACCTGGCTCGACGGCGGCGCGCCGGTCGTGGCGGATGCCGAGCGCGTGGCGCTCGATGCCTTCGATGGAATCATCGAGTACGAACCGGGCGACCTCACCATCACCGTGGGTGCGGCAACGACGCTCGCCGAACTCGATGCGGCGACGGCGCGGCACCACCAGTGGTGCCCGCTCGCCGCGTGGGGGAGTGACGACGGCTCTGTCGGCGCGACCATCGCCACCGCGACGAGCGGCCCGTTCGCCCATGCGCTTGGCCTGCCACGTGACCTGGTTCTCGGTCTCGAGTGCGTGGACGGCACCGGCAAGGTGCTGCGCCCCGGCGGCAAGGTCGTGAAGAACGTCGCTGGCTTCGACCTCGTACGCCTGATGACGGGCTCGTGGGGCGCGCTCGCGGCGATCACGCGCGTGAGCCTGCGGCTGCGCGCACGGCCGTCGCTGGATGAAACGTGGCATGTGGCGCTTGATGACGCCGCGGCGGCCACGGCGCAAACAACACTGCGCCGCAGTGCGACGCCGCCCATCGCCTGCGAAGTCATTGCGCGCGGGCGGGTGGGAGAGCTTGGCCCGGGCTTGCTCGTGCGGATCGCGGGCAACGCCGCAACGGTCGCGGCCGCGCGCACGGCAGTGGCCGCGCTCGGTACGGCGACGGCCGCCGACAACGCGCTGTGGACCCGACTTCGCGCGGCGGCTCCGTCGCGCGCCCCGCGCATTCCCTCGCTGCCGGCGGTGCGCGCACTTAATGAAGGCGTGAAGCGGGCCTTCGATCCCGCCGGGATCCTGAACCCGGGGATCATGGGATGA
- a CDS encoding glycine cleavage T C-terminal barrel domain-containing protein, producing MSAPIATPTSGEYAQLRGDAGLVDRSDRLRMTFTGAKAAETLTGLVTNDVLALQPGHGQYAVALTAKGKVIADVRIFQRGAEDFLLDVPAAAGAGFAAMVRKYVNPRLAKYADVSVSMACLGVAGPHARQVVAHALQCSPAAFDLLPAYANTALPFGTESILVARAADYGVDGFDCFVAAEAAGSLREALIASGAAPAALAALETLRIEAGRPAWGVDMNGESLAQEARLDVLDAISYTKGCYTGQEVVARVHFRGHVNRVLRGLRLDAPAGDDARVFAGDADVGDVRSRALSPRLGAIALAMIRREVEPGSPVVVRASDGETTGTVVELPFPA from the coding sequence GTGAGCGCGCCCATCGCCACGCCCACCAGCGGCGAGTACGCGCAGCTGCGCGGTGATGCCGGGTTGGTCGACCGCTCCGACCGGCTGCGCATGACGTTCACCGGCGCGAAGGCCGCCGAGACGCTCACGGGGCTCGTCACCAACGACGTGCTCGCCTTGCAGCCGGGACACGGCCAGTATGCCGTGGCGCTCACCGCCAAGGGCAAGGTCATCGCCGACGTGCGCATCTTCCAGCGCGGCGCCGAGGATTTCCTCCTGGATGTCCCCGCCGCCGCCGGCGCGGGCTTCGCGGCGATGGTCCGCAAGTATGTGAATCCGCGCCTCGCGAAATACGCCGACGTGAGCGTATCGATGGCCTGTCTTGGCGTCGCCGGGCCGCACGCGCGCCAGGTCGTGGCGCACGCATTGCAGTGCTCTCCCGCCGCCTTCGACCTCCTGCCGGCGTACGCGAACACCGCGCTTCCGTTCGGCACGGAGTCGATACTGGTGGCGCGGGCCGCCGACTATGGCGTGGACGGCTTCGACTGCTTCGTCGCCGCGGAGGCCGCCGGGTCGCTGCGCGAGGCGCTCATCGCGTCGGGCGCCGCGCCCGCCGCGCTGGCGGCGCTCGAGACGCTGCGCATCGAGGCCGGCCGTCCGGCGTGGGGCGTGGACATGAACGGCGAGTCGCTGGCGCAGGAGGCGCGGCTCGACGTCCTCGACGCGATCTCGTATACGAAGGGCTGCTACACGGGACAGGAAGTGGTGGCGCGCGTTCACTTCCGCGGCCACGTGAACCGTGTGCTGCGCGGGCTGCGGCTCGACGCGCCGGCCGGTGACGACGCGCGGGTCTTCGCGGGGGATGCGGACGTGGGCGATGTGCGCTCGCGCGCCCTCTCGCCGCGCCTCGGCGCGATTGCCCTCGCGATGATCCGCCGCGAGGTCGAACCGGGCTCGCCGGTCGTCGTGCGGGCGAGCGACGGCGAGACCACCGGCACCGTCGTCGAGCTTCCCTTCCCCGCGTGA
- a CDS encoding cob(I)yrinic acid a,c-diamide adenosyltransferase — protein sequence MTLKIYTRTGDEGDTGLFGGGRVSKDHPRVEAYGDIDELNACIGVARSAEMMPRIDEVLAPIQRDLFAIGALLATPDLVKMQEQLAKARISDERIAQMEQSIDDGEAELEPLKSFILPGGTPKSAALHVARTICRRAERAVVRLQRDVEVPQVVIVYLNRLSDLLFVLARVANRRAGAGEVTW from the coding sequence ATGACCCTCAAGATCTACACGCGCACCGGCGACGAAGGCGACACGGGACTGTTCGGCGGCGGTCGTGTCAGCAAGGACCACCCGCGCGTCGAGGCGTACGGCGACATCGACGAACTGAACGCCTGCATCGGCGTGGCCCGGTCGGCGGAGATGATGCCCCGCATCGACGAAGTCCTCGCCCCCATCCAGCGCGACCTCTTCGCGATCGGTGCGCTGCTCGCGACGCCCGACCTGGTGAAGATGCAGGAGCAGCTCGCCAAGGCGCGCATTTCCGACGAACGCATTGCCCAGATGGAGCAATCGATCGACGACGGCGAGGCCGAACTCGAGCCGCTCAAGTCGTTCATCCTGCCGGGCGGCACTCCCAAGTCGGCCGCTTTGCACGTGGCGCGCACGATCTGCCGGCGCGCCGAGCGCGCGGTGGTCCGGCTCCAGCGCGACGTCGAGGTGCCGCAGGTCGTGATCGTCTACCTGAACCGGCTGTCCGACTTGCTCTTCGTGCTGGCGCGCGTGGCGAATCGCCGCGCCGGCGCGGGCGAAGTGACATGGTGA